Proteins found in one Cyanobium sp. ATX 6F1 genomic segment:
- a CDS encoding alpha/beta fold hydrolase, which yields MTTGPYPTGWCRSSKWGDHQISFIVTGEARQDRASVVLIHGFGACKEHWRHNTAALARGRQTFAIDLLGFGSSSKPSSCLDGEALVPGSIRYGMDLWAEQVVDFLNDQGVAPVQLVGNSIGGVVALTCARRLEQLGRPARQVVLIDCAQRALDDKRLASQPLLARWVRPLLKSVVRQRWITGPLFRTLASPGMIRKVLEVAYPSGKNIDDQLVDLLLQPARDPQAPEAFRGFINLFNDRLAPDLLADLSTPVRLIWGEEDPWEPVAEARRWLAYPSVKDIAVIPGLGHCPHDEAPEQINRILDDLLEQGDR from the coding sequence ATGACCACCGGCCCCTATCCCACAGGTTGGTGTCGCTCCTCGAAATGGGGCGACCATCAGATCAGCTTCATCGTCACCGGGGAGGCGCGGCAGGATCGCGCTTCGGTGGTTCTGATCCATGGATTCGGCGCCTGCAAGGAACACTGGCGCCACAACACCGCCGCCCTTGCCCGAGGCCGCCAGACCTTTGCCATCGACCTGCTCGGCTTCGGCTCCAGCAGCAAACCCAGCTCATGTCTCGACGGGGAAGCCTTGGTCCCTGGATCGATCCGTTATGGCATGGACCTCTGGGCTGAACAGGTGGTCGACTTCCTCAACGACCAGGGGGTCGCTCCGGTCCAGCTGGTGGGCAATTCGATCGGCGGTGTGGTGGCGCTCACCTGCGCCCGGCGCCTTGAGCAGCTGGGCCGACCGGCCCGTCAGGTGGTGCTGATCGACTGCGCCCAGCGGGCCCTCGACGACAAACGCCTCGCCAGCCAGCCGCTGCTGGCGCGCTGGGTGCGCCCCCTGCTCAAGAGCGTGGTGCGCCAGCGCTGGATCACCGGCCCCCTGTTCCGGACCCTGGCCTCCCCTGGGATGATCCGCAAGGTGCTGGAGGTGGCCTACCCGAGCGGAAAGAACATCGACGATCAACTGGTGGATCTGCTGCTGCAACCGGCCCGCGACCCCCAGGCACCGGAAGCCTTTCGAGGCTTCATCAATCTGTTCAATGACCGGCTTGCCCCCGATCTCCTCGCCGACCTCAGCACTCCGGTGCGGCTGATCTGGGGGGAGGAGGACCCCTGGGAGCCGGTGGCGGAAGCCCGCCGCTGGCTGGCCTACCCGTCCGTCAAGGACATCGCGGTGATCCCGGGCCT
- a CDS encoding RNA recognition motif domain-containing protein encodes MSVRLYVGNLPQTFDSKELDALFSAVGEGVRFKAVQDRETGASRGFGFANVDDEAIADAVIDQLNGRDFGGNPLRIERSERKDVRPGTDRRPGAAPSTVARKAVNKVVHSDSIEEGAPDPRWAGELAKLKNLLATQKAAV; translated from the coding sequence ATGAGCGTTCGTCTGTACGTCGGCAACCTGCCGCAGACCTTTGATTCCAAGGAGCTTGATGCTCTGTTCAGCGCCGTGGGCGAAGGGGTCCGTTTCAAGGCCGTGCAGGATCGGGAAACAGGCGCCAGCCGTGGTTTCGGCTTCGCCAACGTCGATGACGAGGCGATCGCCGACGCGGTGATCGATCAACTCAACGGCCGCGACTTCGGCGGCAACCCCCTGCGCATTGAGCGTTCCGAGCGCAAGGATGTGCGCCCCGGCACGGACCGTCGCCCCGGCGCCGCCCCCTCGACCGTGGCCCGCAAGGCGGTCAACAAGGTGGTGCACAGCGACAGCATCGAGGAAGGCGCCCCCGACCCCCGCTGGGCCGGCGAACTGGCCAAACTCAAGAACCTTCTGGCCACCCAGAAGGCGGCGGTCTGA
- a CDS encoding CCA tRNA nucleotidyltransferase has product MPPRPPEDPILGAGAAAALWQALGPERWPLPWQVLPEGTALVGGAVRDGLLGRLGPRPDLDLVVRVEAIDLCRHLAERLGGQAVVLDRERSIARLVIRGWTVDLARQVGDTLEDDLRRRDFRINALALPLANEPSLLDPTGGLGDLSRRQVVAVAEQNLLDDPLRLLRGLRLSSQLDFELEERTWSWILLHHGLLQEVAPERVLGELEKLAASPLGHRDLELARCSGLLEPWVSGGPGADLAALSLGRARSCGLSPQESHAALPLARLAALFDSPALERLRSSRKLQGRCGRLRRWCQRLGASADQAKAELETMEEAERLALHRQLEADLPALALQLPPELAEVWMERWRDPGDPLFHPRPPLDGRALQRELGLSASPLLGELIDHLTSERAFGRIDDRAGALEAAKRWLARQTDPGSQGPRRD; this is encoded by the coding sequence ATGCCGCCGCGCCCTCCGGAGGACCCCATTCTGGGGGCTGGGGCGGCCGCAGCGCTGTGGCAGGCGCTGGGGCCGGAGCGCTGGCCGCTGCCCTGGCAGGTGCTGCCGGAGGGAACGGCCCTGGTGGGGGGCGCCGTGCGCGATGGCCTGCTGGGGCGGCTGGGCCCCCGGCCCGATCTGGATCTGGTGGTGCGCGTTGAGGCGATCGACCTTTGCCGCCACCTGGCTGAGCGTTTAGGCGGCCAGGCGGTGGTGCTGGATCGGGAGCGCTCGATCGCCCGGCTGGTGATCCGCGGCTGGACCGTCGACCTGGCCCGCCAGGTGGGGGACACCCTCGAAGACGACCTGCGCCGCCGGGACTTCAGGATCAATGCCCTGGCCCTGCCTCTGGCCAATGAACCATCGCTGCTGGACCCCACCGGCGGCCTGGGGGATCTGAGCCGGCGTCAGGTGGTGGCCGTTGCCGAACAGAACCTGCTCGACGATCCGCTGCGGCTGCTGCGGGGACTGCGCCTCTCCAGCCAGCTCGACTTCGAGCTGGAGGAGCGCACCTGGAGCTGGATCCTCCTGCACCATGGCCTGCTGCAGGAGGTGGCCCCGGAGCGGGTGCTGGGCGAGCTGGAGAAACTGGCCGCCAGTCCCCTGGGGCACAGGGATCTCGAGTTGGCGCGCTGCAGCGGCCTGCTGGAGCCCTGGGTCAGCGGCGGTCCGGGGGCGGATCTGGCCGCACTCAGCCTTGGGCGGGCGCGCTCCTGCGGACTCAGCCCGCAGGAATCCCATGCCGCCTTGCCCCTGGCCCGCCTGGCCGCCCTGTTCGACAGTCCCGCCCTGGAGCGCTTGCGCAGCAGCCGAAAGCTGCAGGGGCGCTGCGGGCGACTGCGCCGCTGGTGTCAACGGCTGGGGGCCTCGGCCGATCAGGCCAAAGCTGAACTGGAAACGATGGAGGAGGCGGAGCGGCTGGCCCTGCACCGACAGCTTGAAGCGGATCTGCCCGCCCTGGCCCTGCAATTGCCCCCGGAGCTGGCTGAAGTCTGGATGGAGCGCTGGCGCGATCCGGGCGACCCCCTGTTCCACCCCAGGCCGCCCCTGGATGGAAGGGCCCTGCAGCGCGAGCTGGGCCTGAGCGCTTCCCCCCTCCTGGGGGAGCTGATCGACCACCTCACCTCGGAGCGGGCCTTCGGTCGCATCGACGACCGCGCCGGGGCCCTGGAGGCGGCGAAACGGTGGCTGGCAAGACAGACAGATCCTGGATCACAGGGCCCCCGCCGTGATTAA
- a CDS encoding Ycf34 family protein, translating into MCICVDCHWVDRCQAYHAVERQHGVPHLSASPDVVPTDPRIHIQVIDHPAGGVGVEWDVRACASFLAEPGRWQGLRPGACLPS; encoded by the coding sequence ATGTGCATCTGCGTGGATTGCCACTGGGTCGACCGCTGCCAGGCCTACCACGCGGTCGAGCGCCAGCATGGCGTCCCCCATCTCAGTGCTTCCCCCGATGTGGTGCCCACGGACCCCCGCATCCACATCCAGGTGATCGATCATCCCGCCGGTGGCGTCGGCGTGGAATGGGACGTGCGCGCCTGCGCCAGCTTTCTCGCCGAGCCCGGCCGCTGGCAGGGGCTGCGCCCGGGTGCTTGCCTGCCTTCATGA
- the tsaB gene encoding tRNA (adenosine(37)-N6)-threonylcarbamoyltransferase complex dimerization subunit type 1 TsaB, which translates to MSGTADLLLALHSSSDTLAVGLQEWPTVTLAVAPPVVAEFPLGRTLSTELFACVEQVLPASRWREISRLAVAIGPGGFTGTRLTVVMARTLAQQLAIPLDGVGSFLLIARRLRAQGVPGAAAERFVLVQTLPRHGLVAGCYGAGPAYPGGMVELQAPRFFSSEQDLPAGPRLEARVEAAADTVQLLEIATEAARAQRPAPWQAVLPLYPTSPVEPRP; encoded by the coding sequence ATGAGCGGGACGGCGGATTTGTTGTTGGCCCTTCACAGCTCCAGCGACACCCTCGCCGTGGGGCTGCAGGAGTGGCCGACCGTCACTCTCGCGGTCGCGCCTCCCGTCGTGGCTGAATTTCCCCTGGGGCGAACCCTCTCCACCGAGCTGTTCGCCTGCGTGGAGCAGGTCCTGCCGGCCTCCCGGTGGCGTGAGATCAGCCGGCTGGCGGTGGCGATTGGCCCCGGCGGCTTCACGGGCACCCGGCTGACGGTGGTGATGGCCCGCACCCTGGCCCAGCAATTGGCCATCCCCCTCGATGGGGTGGGCAGTTTTCTTCTGATCGCCCGACGCCTGCGGGCCCAGGGGGTGCCAGGGGCAGCGGCGGAGCGCTTCGTGCTGGTGCAGACCCTCCCCCGCCATGGGCTGGTGGCCGGTTGCTATGGAGCGGGCCCTGCCTATCCGGGGGGGATGGTGGAACTCCAGGCCCCGCGCTTTTTCTCCTCTGAGCAGGACCTCCCCGCAGGACCGCGGCTGGAGGCGCGGGTGGAAGCGGCGGCCGACACGGTGCAGCTGCTGGAGATCGCCACCGAGGCGGCGCGGGCCCAGCGGCCGGCCCCCTGGCAGGCCGTTCTGCCCCTCTATCCCACAAGTCCCGTGGAGCCGCGCCCTTGA
- a CDS encoding YdcF family protein: MSRGIWLPHPPSPQMILVLGGDVAREQEAGRLARRYGLPVVVSGGSNPEYAQWLFANEGLRRSQFQLDYRARDTLTNFTSLVDELRRARVRHLLLVTSSDHMPRALLIGRIVAGSRGIQITPVPVPCANLCHPEGRRKVWGDGFRALVWVLTGRDVRTWGARPLGALLQSAGPGPAGH, encoded by the coding sequence ATGTCCCGGGGGATCTGGCTGCCCCATCCCCCCTCTCCCCAGATGATCCTGGTGCTGGGGGGCGATGTGGCCCGGGAGCAAGAGGCTGGCCGACTGGCGCGCCGCTACGGCCTGCCGGTGGTGGTCAGCGGTGGCAGCAACCCCGAGTATGCGCAGTGGCTGTTCGCCAACGAGGGCCTGCGGCGCAGCCAGTTCCAGCTCGACTACCGCGCCCGTGACACCCTGACCAACTTCACCTCCCTGGTGGATGAGCTCAGGCGTGCCCGCGTCCGGCATCTGCTGCTGGTCACCAGCAGCGACCACATGCCCCGGGCGCTGCTGATTGGCCGGATCGTGGCCGGCAGCCGCGGCATTCAGATCACCCCGGTGCCGGTGCCCTGCGCCAACCTCTGCCATCCGGAAGGGCGCCGCAAGGTGTGGGGGGATGGTTTCAGGGCCCTGGTGTGGGTGCTGACGGGTCGGGACGTGCGGACGTGGGGGGCAAGGCCGCTCGGGGCTCTGCTCCAGTCAGCAGGCCCAGGTCCAGCAGGGCATTGA
- a CDS encoding lysophospholipid acyltransferase family protein gives MSEPPLLLTPRPSITYQLISYLLVFPVFRLLFRGRILGKAQVPQEGALVVVANHGSHLDPPLLGHALGRPVAFMAKAELFRVPLLGQIIRACGAYPVSRGASDREAIRTATDRLEEGWATGVFIDGSRQADGRVNAPLPGAALLAARAGVPLLPVAILNSHRALGTGQSWPRLVPIQIRIGTPIPPPASRRRADLDVTTAAVQAQINALLDLGLLTGAEPRAALPPTSARPDPSAPTPGP, from the coding sequence GTGAGTGAGCCACCGTTGCTGTTGACGCCGCGGCCGAGCATCACCTACCAGCTGATCAGCTACCTGCTGGTGTTTCCAGTGTTTCGGCTGCTGTTTCGGGGCCGGATCCTCGGCAAGGCCCAGGTGCCCCAGGAGGGGGCGCTGGTGGTGGTGGCCAACCACGGCTCCCACCTGGACCCGCCCCTGCTAGGCCATGCCCTGGGGCGGCCGGTGGCGTTCATGGCCAAGGCCGAATTGTTCCGGGTGCCGCTGCTGGGCCAGATCATCCGTGCCTGCGGCGCCTACCCGGTCAGCCGCGGAGCCAGTGATCGCGAGGCGATCCGCACCGCCACCGACCGCCTGGAGGAGGGCTGGGCCACAGGTGTATTCATCGATGGCAGCCGCCAGGCGGACGGTCGGGTGAACGCTCCACTGCCGGGGGCGGCGCTGCTGGCGGCCCGGGCCGGGGTGCCCCTGCTGCCGGTGGCCATCTTGAACAGCCACCGGGCCCTGGGCACGGGCCAGAGCTGGCCTCGGCTGGTGCCGATCCAGATCCGCATCGGCACGCCAATCCCGCCGCCGGCCTCAAGGCGCCGGGCCGATCTCGATGTGACCACCGCCGCCGTCCAGGCCCAGATCAATGCCCTGCTGGACCTGGGCCTGCTGACTGGAGCAGAGCCCCGAGCGGCCTTGCCCCCCACGTCCGCACGTCCCGACCCGTCAGCACCCACACCAGGGCCCTGA
- the fabD gene encoding ACP S-malonyltransferase: MGIAWVFPGQGSQKLGMAAPLLDLPGALGRFEQASQLLGRDLLAIVSGEGLEQTGEPSDLNDTRNTQPALFVIESLLVDALKDQGRSAQLVAGHSLGELVALYAAGVFDAATGLALMQRRSELMAAAGGGAMTALIGFDRGELEALVASTEGVVIANDNSAAQVVISGTPEAVAAVSGQVRSKRAVPLAVSGAFHSPFMAEAASAFSELLEQVPFADATIPVLSNTDPTPATSGAVLKERLRRQMVSGVRWRETMDRLGAEGISTVVEIGPGNVLSGLIKRSLEGVTVAQIAGSDDLGL, encoded by the coding sequence ATGGGCATCGCCTGGGTCTTTCCCGGTCAGGGGTCGCAGAAGCTGGGTATGGCCGCTCCGCTGTTGGATCTCCCTGGCGCCCTGGGGCGCTTCGAGCAGGCCTCCCAGCTGCTGGGCCGCGATCTGCTCGCCATCGTCAGCGGTGAGGGGCTGGAGCAGACCGGCGAACCCAGCGATCTCAACGACACCCGCAACACCCAGCCGGCGCTGTTCGTGATCGAGAGCCTGCTGGTGGATGCCCTCAAGGACCAGGGGCGCAGCGCCCAGCTGGTGGCGGGCCACAGCCTGGGTGAGCTGGTGGCCCTCTACGCCGCCGGCGTGTTCGATGCCGCCACCGGTCTGGCCCTGATGCAGCGCCGCAGTGAGCTGATGGCCGCCGCCGGTGGTGGAGCCATGACCGCCCTGATCGGCTTCGATCGCGGCGAGTTGGAGGCGCTGGTGGCCAGCACCGAGGGGGTGGTGATCGCCAATGACAACAGCGCCGCCCAGGTGGTGATCTCCGGCACACCGGAGGCGGTGGCGGCCGTCAGCGGCCAGGTGCGCAGCAAGCGGGCCGTGCCCCTGGCCGTGTCCGGGGCCTTCCACTCCCCCTTCATGGCCGAGGCCGCAAGCGCCTTCTCGGAGCTTCTCGAGCAGGTGCCCTTCGCCGACGCCACCATCCCCGTGCTCAGCAACACCGATCCCACCCCCGCCACCAGCGGCGCCGTGCTCAAGGAACGCCTGCGCCGGCAGATGGTGAGCGGTGTGCGCTGGCGCGAAACGATGGATCGGTTGGGCGCCGAGGGCATCAGCACCGTGGTGGAGATCGGCCCGGGCAACGTGCTCAGTGGACTGATCAAGCGCAGCCTCGAGGGGGTCACCGTGGCGCAGATCGCCGGCAGCGACGATCTGGGGCTGTGA
- a CDS encoding beta-ketoacyl-ACP synthase III: MALVGCGRGLPRHSLSNDDLSRRVETNDEWIRSRTGIGARRVAGPGESLTSLSLEAARGALAHAGWEADELDLILLATSSPDDLFGSAPRLQGLLGAHRAVAFDLTAACSGFLFALVTVSQYIRAGNARRALVIGADQLSRWVDWDDRRTCVLFGDGAAAVAVEACAPEADGLLGFRMRSDGRKADCLTLAQRSERLPLVGEVTAQVGGFEPIAMNGKEVYKFAVREVPAMLQELLDETGTSAEQLDWLLLHQANQRILDAVAERFAIPHDRVLSNLAAYGNTSAATIPLMLQEAVADGRVQPGHLLASSGFGAGLSWGAALLRWQGPQG; the protein is encoded by the coding sequence ATGGCACTGGTGGGCTGCGGCCGCGGGCTGCCCCGCCACAGCCTCAGCAACGACGACCTGAGCCGGCGGGTCGAGACGAACGACGAATGGATCCGCAGCCGCACGGGCATCGGCGCCCGGCGGGTGGCGGGTCCCGGCGAATCGCTCACCAGCCTCTCGCTCGAAGCCGCCCGCGGGGCCCTCGCCCACGCCGGCTGGGAGGCCGATGAGCTCGATCTGATCCTGCTGGCCACCTCCAGCCCCGATGACCTGTTCGGCAGCGCCCCACGCCTCCAGGGGCTGCTGGGGGCCCACCGGGCCGTGGCCTTCGATCTCACCGCAGCCTGCAGCGGCTTCCTGTTTGCCCTGGTGACCGTCAGCCAGTACATCCGCGCCGGCAACGCACGGCGGGCCCTGGTGATCGGCGCCGATCAACTCAGCCGCTGGGTCGACTGGGACGACCGTCGCACCTGTGTGCTCTTCGGCGACGGGGCCGCCGCGGTGGCCGTGGAGGCCTGCGCTCCGGAAGCCGACGGGCTGCTGGGGTTCCGCATGCGCTCCGACGGCCGCAAAGCCGATTGCCTCACCCTGGCCCAGCGCAGCGAGCGCCTTCCCCTGGTGGGGGAGGTCACCGCCCAGGTGGGCGGATTCGAGCCGATCGCCATGAACGGCAAGGAGGTCTACAAATTCGCCGTGCGGGAAGTGCCCGCCATGCTCCAGGAGTTGCTGGACGAAACCGGCACCAGCGCCGAGCAGCTCGACTGGCTGCTGCTGCACCAGGCCAACCAGCGCATCCTCGACGCCGTGGCCGAGCGCTTCGCGATCCCCCACGACCGCGTGCTCAGCAACCTGGCCGCCTACGGCAACACCTCGGCCGCCACGATCCCGCTGATGCTGCAGGAGGCTGTGGCCGATGGCCGGGTGCAGCCCGGTCACCTGCTGGCCAGCAGCGGCTTCGGCGCCGGCCTGAGCTGGGGGGCGGCCCTGCTGCGTTGGCAGGGGCCCCAGGGCTGA
- the plsX gene encoding phosphate acyltransferase PlsX, whose amino-acid sequence MPPKEPESNLPSARRVKPNRAIRRLVIWYRRNAAVTSLVDSATSAANTAGSVAGSVAGSMANTAGSVAGSVANTAGSVAGSVLHPLVFDPLRRLQQGPGGGEVPILDGERLWVAVDGMGGDHAPGPILEGCLEAVRRLPLRIRFVAETEPTRQAVAALGLERELQGAQEAGLIELVPSGPSVGMHEEATVVRRKRDASINLAMDLVKAGEALAVYSAGNSGAVMASAIFRLGRLAGIDRPAIGALFPTKDPARSVLVLDVGANTDSKPAWLHQFALLGSIYSRDVLQVNQPRVGLLNIGEEESKGNELAQRTFALLAEEPRLRFAGNCEGRDVLSGDFDVVVCDGFTGNVLLKFLESVGSVLLDVLRAELPRGRRGKVGSAFLRSNLVRIKKRLDHAEHGGALLLGVNGICVIGHGSSKALSVVSALRLAHSAANHGVMDDLLKLSAESSALASATSTGRPATTSPA is encoded by the coding sequence TTGCCTCCGAAGGAACCTGAGTCCAACCTTCCCAGCGCCCGCCGCGTGAAGCCCAACCGCGCGATCCGGCGGCTGGTGATCTGGTACCGCCGCAACGCCGCCGTCACCTCCCTGGTGGACTCGGCCACATCCGCCGCCAACACCGCTGGATCCGTCGCCGGCTCGGTGGCAGGGTCCATGGCCAACACCGCCGGTTCGGTGGCTGGATCGGTGGCCAACACGGCCGGATCCGTGGCCGGCTCGGTGCTGCACCCACTGGTGTTCGATCCCCTGCGGCGTCTGCAGCAGGGCCCCGGCGGTGGCGAGGTTCCGATCCTCGATGGGGAGCGCCTCTGGGTCGCCGTCGATGGCATGGGGGGCGACCACGCCCCCGGACCGATCCTGGAGGGCTGCCTGGAGGCGGTGCGACGCCTGCCCCTGCGCATCCGCTTCGTGGCCGAAACCGAACCCACCCGTCAGGCCGTGGCGGCGCTCGGATTGGAACGGGAGCTGCAGGGGGCCCAGGAGGCGGGCCTGATTGAGCTGGTGCCCAGCGGTCCCTCGGTGGGCATGCACGAGGAGGCCACCGTGGTGCGTCGCAAGCGCGACGCCAGCATCAACCTGGCCATGGACCTGGTGAAGGCCGGTGAGGCCCTGGCGGTCTATTCCGCTGGCAACTCCGGGGCGGTGATGGCCTCGGCGATCTTCCGGCTGGGGCGCCTGGCGGGCATCGACCGGCCGGCGATCGGGGCTCTGTTCCCCACCAAGGACCCCGCCCGCTCGGTGCTGGTGCTGGATGTGGGCGCCAACACAGATTCCAAGCCCGCCTGGCTGCATCAGTTCGCCCTGCTGGGCAGCATCTACAGCCGCGACGTGCTGCAGGTGAACCAGCCCCGGGTGGGCCTGCTCAACATCGGCGAAGAGGAGAGCAAGGGCAACGAGCTCGCCCAGCGCACCTTCGCGCTGCTGGCCGAGGAGCCGAGGCTGCGCTTCGCCGGCAACTGCGAGGGCCGCGACGTGCTCTCCGGCGACTTCGACGTGGTGGTCTGCGACGGCTTCACCGGCAACGTGTTGCTGAAGTTCCTCGAATCGGTGGGCAGCGTCCTGCTCGATGTGCTGCGGGCCGAACTGCCCCGGGGAAGGCGGGGCAAGGTGGGCTCCGCCTTCCTGCGCTCCAACCTGGTGCGCATCAAGAAACGCCTCGACCACGCCGAGCACGGTGGTGCGCTGCTGCTCGGCGTCAACGGCATCTGCGTGATCGGCCATGGCAGCAGCAAAGCGCTCTCGGTGGTGAGTGCCCTGCGGCTGGCCCACTCGGCCGCCAACCATGGCGTCATGGACGATCTGCTCAAGCTCAGCGCCGAGTCCAGCGCGCTCGCCTCGGCCACCAGCACCGGCAGGCCAGCCACCACAAGCCCCGCTTGA
- the rpaB gene encoding response regulator transcription factor RpaB, with the protein MTATPPAPAKGTILVVDDEASIRRILETRLTMIGYHVITASDGVEALEAFHRVTPDLVVLDVMMPKLDGYGVCQELRKESDVPIVMLTALGDVADRITGLELGADDYVVKPFSPKELEARIRCVLRRVDKEQVAGIPNSGLILVGDLRIDTNKRQVYRGDERIRLTGMEFSLLELLVSKSGEPFSRGEILKEVWGYTPERHVDTRVVDVHISRLRSKLEDDPANPELILTARGTGYLFQRIVDAVASEGT; encoded by the coding sequence ATGACGGCTACCCCCCCCGCCCCCGCCAAGGGAACCATCCTCGTCGTCGACGACGAGGCGAGCATCCGCCGGATCCTGGAAACCAGGCTGACGATGATCGGGTACCACGTGATCACCGCCAGCGATGGCGTCGAAGCCCTTGAGGCCTTCCACCGGGTCACCCCCGACCTTGTGGTGCTCGACGTGATGATGCCGAAACTCGACGGCTACGGCGTCTGCCAGGAGCTGCGCAAGGAATCGGACGTCCCGATCGTGATGCTCACCGCCCTGGGCGACGTGGCCGACCGGATCACCGGCCTGGAGCTCGGCGCCGACGACTACGTGGTCAAGCCCTTCAGCCCCAAGGAGCTCGAAGCGCGCATCCGTTGCGTGCTGCGGCGGGTGGACAAGGAGCAGGTGGCGGGCATCCCCAACTCCGGTTTGATCCTGGTGGGCGACCTGCGCATCGACACCAACAAGCGCCAGGTCTACCGGGGAGACGAGCGCATTCGGCTCACCGGCATGGAGTTCAGCCTGCTGGAGCTGCTGGTCAGCAAGTCGGGCGAGCCCTTCAGCCGCGGCGAGATCCTCAAGGAGGTGTGGGGCTACACCCCCGAGCGTCACGTGGACACCCGAGTGGTGGATGTCCACATCTCGCGGCTGCGCTCCAAACTGGAGGATGATCCAGCGAACCCCGAGTTGATCCTCACGGCCCGGGGAACGGGATACCTGTTCCAGCGCATTGTCGATGCCGTTGCCTCCGAAGGAACCTGA
- the radA gene encoding DNA repair protein RadA, with protein sequence MARPTTTYVCQSCGAQSRQFFGRCSACGSWNSLVEQTAPAVDGRRRRPAPSGGPGVDPGEPGRPRRSLPIHSVGEGAFQRLSSGYDELDRVLGGGLVPGSMVLVGGDPGIGKSTLLLQCAEVMARRHSVLYVSAEESAQQVKLRWRRLGEPLSAAGADPAAPSPSPEPAEAGSGLQLLAETDLDHVLQELEALRPAVAVIDSIQALHDGELSSAPGSVAQVRDCAAALARIAKRQDTAMLLVGHVTKEGMLAGPKVLEHLVDAVLTFEGDRFASHRLLRAVKNRFGATHELGVFEMRDRGLVEVSNPSELFLGSEELTAGTATIVACEGTRPLVVELQALVSTTSYASPRRTATGIGTNRLHQILAVLEKHLGLPLSRFDCYLAVAGGLEVEEPAADLGVAAAVVASSRDLTLPPGTVLVGELGLGGQLRPVGQLELRLQEAARLGFRRAVVPRGSGLGPMAALLELQLLEAATIAEALVAALGETPAGDD encoded by the coding sequence TTGGCCCGCCCCACCACCACCTACGTCTGCCAGAGCTGCGGAGCCCAGTCGCGCCAGTTCTTTGGCCGCTGTTCCGCCTGTGGCAGCTGGAACAGCCTGGTGGAGCAAACCGCCCCCGCGGTGGATGGTCGGCGGCGGCGCCCGGCCCCCAGCGGCGGCCCTGGCGTCGACCCTGGCGAACCCGGCCGCCCGCGCCGATCGCTGCCGATTCACAGCGTTGGGGAGGGGGCCTTCCAGCGCCTGAGCAGTGGCTACGACGAGCTCGATCGAGTGCTGGGGGGCGGTCTGGTGCCTGGCTCCATGGTGCTGGTGGGGGGTGATCCGGGCATCGGTAAGAGCACCCTGCTGCTGCAGTGCGCCGAGGTGATGGCCCGTCGCCATTCCGTGCTCTATGTGAGCGCCGAGGAGTCGGCCCAGCAGGTCAAGCTGCGCTGGCGGCGGCTGGGGGAGCCGCTTTCGGCGGCCGGGGCCGACCCGGCGGCCCCTTCACCCAGCCCCGAGCCAGCCGAGGCGGGTTCGGGCCTGCAGCTGCTGGCTGAAACCGACCTGGATCATGTGCTGCAGGAACTTGAGGCCCTGCGGCCGGCGGTGGCCGTGATCGACAGCATCCAGGCCCTGCACGACGGGGAGCTCAGCAGCGCTCCGGGCTCGGTGGCCCAGGTGCGCGACTGCGCCGCCGCCCTGGCCCGGATCGCCAAGCGCCAGGACACGGCCATGCTGCTAGTGGGTCACGTGACCAAGGAGGGAATGCTGGCGGGCCCCAAGGTGCTCGAGCACCTGGTGGATGCCGTGCTCACCTTCGAGGGCGACCGCTTCGCCAGTCACCGGTTGCTGCGGGCCGTGAAGAACCGCTTCGGCGCCACCCATGAACTGGGGGTGTTCGAGATGCGTGACCGGGGCCTGGTGGAGGTCAGCAACCCCAGTGAGCTGTTCCTGGGGAGTGAGGAACTCACCGCCGGCACGGCCACGATCGTGGCCTGCGAGGGCACCCGGCCTCTGGTGGTGGAGCTGCAGGCCCTGGTGAGCACCACCAGCTACGCCAGCCCCCGGCGCACGGCCACCGGCATCGGCACCAACCGGCTGCACCAGATCCTGGCGGTGCTCGAGAAGCACCTGGGGTTGCCCCTGTCCCGCTTTGATTGCTACCTGGCGGTGGCGGGGGGGCTGGAGGTGGAGGAGCCGGCGGCGGATCTGGGGGTGGCCGCGGCGGTGGTGGCCAGCAGCCGCGACCTCACCCTGCCGCCAGGCACGGTGCTGGTGGGCGAATTGGGGCTCGGCGGCCAGCTGCGGCCGGTGGGGCAGTTGGAACTGCGGCTTCAGGAGGCGGCGCGGCTGGGGTTCCGCCGGGCGGTGGTGCCCCGGGGCAGCGGCCTGGGGCCGATGGCAGCGTTGCTGGAGCTGCAGCTGCTGGAGGCGGCCACCATCGCCGAGGCGCTGGTGGCCGCCCTGGGGGAGACTCCCGCCGGCGACGATTGA